The Microcoleus sp. bin38.metabat.b11b12b14.051 genome includes a window with the following:
- the dprA gene encoding DNA-processing protein DprA produces the protein MLEERAYWLAWSQISGIGPILLQRLHQHFPSLADAWTAKPVDLMRVEGFGKQTIETVVQERTQLNPEEFFEKHLIKNPCFWTPADQDYPSLLLEIPNPPPVLYYRGLVDLKENRGITPTVAIVGTRSPSEYGRRWTRKFSTALAKNGFTIVSGFAAGIDTEAHTSCLEVGGRTLAVFGTGVDIVYPKPNERLYDRLLQQGLAISEYPAGTQPNKTNFPRRNRIIAGLSRATIVIEAPQKSGALITAYQANDFCRDVYVLTARLDDERSFGCLELLSKGAHPILPSSDRLLSEDRLLEMLGAMPKLDSAQQLSLFPTNPAPEKPEPPLDAELAVVLKAVGSGTSSLDTIVEAAGLEAGTVSGILLQLELLGLVSQLPGMRYQRC, from the coding sequence TTGCTAGAAGAACGCGCTTACTGGTTAGCATGGTCGCAAATTAGCGGTATCGGGCCGATTTTGTTGCAAAGATTACACCAACATTTCCCTAGTTTGGCAGATGCTTGGACGGCAAAACCAGTAGATTTGATGCGAGTCGAAGGGTTTGGCAAGCAGACAATAGAAACGGTTGTGCAAGAACGAACCCAACTCAATCCCGAAGAATTTTTCGAGAAACATCTTATCAAAAATCCTTGTTTCTGGACGCCCGCAGATCAAGATTATCCCAGCTTGTTATTGGAAATTCCTAATCCGCCGCCGGTGCTGTATTATCGGGGTTTAGTTGACCTCAAAGAGAATCGCGGAATTACGCCAACGGTGGCAATTGTGGGGACTCGCAGTCCTTCGGAATACGGCCGCCGCTGGACTCGCAAATTTAGCACGGCTTTGGCTAAAAACGGTTTTACTATTGTTTCGGGATTTGCTGCGGGTATTGATACTGAGGCTCATACAAGCTGTTTGGAGGTGGGAGGGCGGACTTTGGCTGTTTTTGGTACTGGGGTTGATATCGTTTATCCTAAGCCAAATGAGCGGTTGTACGATCGCCTGTTGCAGCAGGGACTGGCAATTAGCGAATATCCGGCGGGCACTCAACCGAATAAAACTAATTTTCCGCGCCGCAATCGGATAATTGCGGGCTTGAGTCGCGCTACAATTGTGATTGAAGCTCCGCAGAAGTCCGGCGCGTTAATTACTGCTTATCAAGCTAATGATTTTTGCCGCGATGTGTATGTTTTGACGGCAAGATTGGATGACGAGCGATCGTTTGGATGTTTGGAATTGTTGAGTAAAGGTGCTCATCCGATTCTCCCGAGTAGCGATCGACTCTTAAGCGAAGACCGGTTGCTGGAAATGCTCGGAGCCATGCCAAAATTGGACAGCGCGCAGCAGTTATCGCTATTTCCGACAAATCCAGCCCCTGAAAAACCAGAGCCGCCCTTGGATGCGGAGTTGGCTGTAGTGTTAAAAGCTGTGGGTTCGGGGACGAGTTCTCTTGATACAATTGTGGAGGCTGCGGGATTGGAAGCGGGAACGGTTTCTGGTATTCTTTTGCAGTTGGAATTGTTGGGATTAGTTTCGCAGTTACCCGGTATGCGCTATCAGCGGTGTTAA
- a CDS encoding YdcF family protein, which translates to MRKPKIKISLIRRRETWAITWQGWVIAIASLIITMTFIITNIHPFLAVNAPIKADILVVEGWLPDYAVESAIAEFKKGGYRQLVTTGLPVGKGYYLAEYKNYAELTAATCIALGFDKDKVVAVPAPSVVKHRTAASAIALRDWLATSPLKVDSINLYSFGTHARRSWMVFKEVLHPEIKVGIIAAVPQDYNPQEWWKSSEGFRTVTGEIIAYIYARFVDWKA; encoded by the coding sequence ATGCGAAAACCTAAAATCAAAATTAGCCTAATCCGCCGCCGAGAGACGTGGGCGATTACCTGGCAAGGTTGGGTAATTGCGATCGCCAGTTTAATCATTACAATGACATTCATCATCACCAATATTCATCCATTTTTGGCGGTAAATGCGCCGATTAAAGCAGATATACTGGTTGTGGAAGGCTGGTTGCCGGATTATGCAGTCGAAAGTGCGATCGCCGAATTCAAAAAAGGTGGATACCGCCAATTGGTGACAACCGGGCTTCCTGTCGGTAAAGGCTATTACCTCGCTGAATATAAAAATTATGCTGAACTAACCGCTGCGACTTGTATTGCGCTAGGATTTGATAAGGACAAAGTGGTGGCTGTACCTGCACCGAGTGTTGTGAAACACCGCACTGCTGCTTCTGCGATCGCCCTTCGAGATTGGCTGGCTACTTCCCCCCTCAAAGTTGACTCAATTAATCTCTATTCTTTTGGGACTCACGCCCGCAGAAGTTGGATGGTTTTCAAAGAAGTCCTGCATCCTGAGATTAAAGTCGGGATAATAGCTGCGGTTCCCCAAGATTATAACCCGCAGGAATGGTGGAAGTCAAGCGAAGGTTTTCGGACTGTGACTGGAGAAATCATTGCTTATATTTATGCCCGTTTTGTCGATTGGAAAGCATAA
- a CDS encoding DUF2301 domain-containing membrane protein, whose product MQLLKSPDESAVYQGQFGEFTITQSDRTGVLIYRAGLGVAALCLALGATLVLQQGDNPMAIQAVTPVFACFWIALGVSLATIHIYMIALHRTLQVFWAIGGAATLFVTLQSNEPLALAVYEHPATLWGIGFSFAALNGIFFKEAFCFNRLETKFLTPGVPLLILGHIFGFLTPENEQLLLGLWAILFIIFAVRKFFQPIPQDIGDKSVFEYLKHK is encoded by the coding sequence ATGCAATTACTGAAATCGCCTGATGAATCGGCAGTCTATCAAGGCCAATTCGGCGAGTTTACGATTACTCAAAGCGATCGCACGGGAGTGCTGATCTACCGCGCTGGATTGGGGGTGGCGGCGCTGTGTTTGGCGCTGGGTGCTACTCTGGTGCTGCAACAGGGCGACAACCCAATGGCAATTCAAGCTGTAACGCCTGTTTTTGCTTGTTTCTGGATAGCTTTAGGCGTTAGCTTGGCAACAATTCACATTTACATGATTGCGCTGCACCGCACGTTACAGGTGTTTTGGGCGATCGGCGGCGCTGCTACATTGTTTGTCACCTTACAAAGCAATGAACCTTTGGCTTTAGCAGTGTACGAACATCCAGCAACTTTGTGGGGAATTGGCTTTAGTTTTGCCGCTTTGAATGGCATCTTTTTTAAGGAAGCTTTCTGTTTTAACCGTTTAGAAACTAAGTTTTTGACTCCGGGAGTTCCGCTGTTAATTTTAGGACATATTTTCGGGTTTTTGACGCCGGAAAACGAACAGTTGCTGCTCGGACTTTGGGCGATTTTATTCATCATTTTTGCTGTACGCAAGTTCTTTCAACCTATCCCGCAGGATATTGGCGATAAGAGCGTTTTTGAGTATCTCAAACACAAATAG
- a CDS encoding DUF561 domain-containing protein, with protein sequence MSVNPKLQRAFEQGRALKIISGLNNFDAANVAAVVKAADLGGASFLDIAADRDLVLMAKQLTNLPICVSAVEPEKFVAAVEAGADLIEIGNFDAFYAVGRRFEAEEVLELTRQTISLFPKITLSVTVPHILTLDKQVQLATELVKAGANIIQTEGGTSAQPIHPGTLGLIEKAAPTLAAAFEISRAVSVPVLCASGISSVTAPLAIGAGAAGVGVGSAVSQLNSEVAMIAAVRSLVEALAKVERSHFATSM encoded by the coding sequence ATGAGCGTAAATCCTAAATTGCAGCGCGCATTTGAGCAAGGCCGCGCCCTGAAAATTATCAGCGGTTTAAATAATTTTGATGCAGCCAACGTTGCGGCTGTTGTCAAAGCAGCGGATCTCGGCGGTGCTTCGTTTCTCGATATTGCAGCCGATCGCGATTTGGTATTGATGGCAAAACAGTTGACAAATTTGCCAATTTGTGTATCTGCTGTGGAACCAGAAAAGTTTGTCGCTGCGGTAGAAGCCGGCGCTGACTTGATTGAAATTGGCAACTTTGATGCTTTCTACGCCGTAGGGCGCCGCTTTGAAGCTGAGGAAGTTTTGGAGTTGACTCGCCAAACGATCTCGCTATTTCCGAAGATCACGCTTTCTGTAACAGTTCCCCACATTTTGACCCTCGACAAACAGGTGCAGTTAGCAACCGAATTAGTCAAAGCTGGCGCTAACATCATCCAAACCGAAGGAGGCACCAGCGCCCAACCAATCCACCCCGGAACTTTGGGATTAATTGAAAAAGCAGCGCCTACTTTAGCCGCCGCCTTTGAAATTTCCCGCGCCGTATCAGTCCCCGTACTCTGCGCTTCCGGCATCTCCAGCGTCACCGCACCGCTCGCTATTGGCGCAGGCGCTGCGGGTGTTGGCGTCGGTTCTGCTGTGAGCCAACTTAACAGCGAAGTGGCGATGATTGCTGCTGTTCGCAGTTTAGTAGAAGCTTTGGCAAAAGTCGAGCGATCGCACTTTGCTACTTCCATGTAA
- a CDS encoding PAS domain-containing protein, with protein sequence MEPWQNSQTNVADIPIAEELSRRIPRSRDLQSENRALQTLARQLATSPQTLLKTVATIAQDLCGAGSVGVCVSPENVSSEQTWIWEALAGAWAAAEDTNIPRTFLGGGAGLDLQTPQLYLHPEQYFSELQQLEMPIAEALVVPLRSENQPLGAIWIVSHDARQFDAEDLRIAIALADFAVAALKIDRADRTDRALRASEERWQLVLQGNNDGIWDRNLQTNCYVVSDRCLEILERRREEFTEFSQYLSWIHPDDVERMESTWQQHLDRETSHYGCEYRILCPDGRYKWVLARGRAIWDESGNPVRAVGSLTDISDRKQTETAFAQSEERLSVAIEGSGMATWDLDVPTNRVIWSANHFKIFGCEPASGGETTIAVWKNCVHPDDLKQVLHAVKTARETRSLYSVEYRIVRADNAEIRWLNVFGRYFYDSAGAAVRFVGVVFDITDRKIAQLDLQASNQRFELATRAIDGIVFEWDLASNSVYRSQGLYSLVGVRAEDAPPTPEWWQERIAPLDVTRIQPGIQSILKQDRYENEYRIRHADGRWIDVWERGCTIRNEQGEATKIVGFTTDITQRKQAEAALRDRETHLQLILDSAKDYAIITLDTGGYITTWNAGAERMLGYAEAEIVGQHGRIIFTPEDSAASKPELEMHAALTQGKGENERWHLRQDGSRFWGSGLVMPLRDSGGEVQGFLKIMQDKTERRQIEEALRDRENRYRTMADAVPQLMWSNTADGRLEFCNQHWQRYTGWMPELPVTATMLDIFHPDDLSALSATRHQAIQAGSAYELECRVRRFDSTYRWHLARIVPVKNQAGQVVQWVGIGIDIDDRFRAEESLAESDRRFRFLAESLPHLIWNVDSAGELRFANQKWSEYLGMSYEEAAQNNWESLVPPSDLAEAFARWQECQITGEVYQVEFRLRRASDEMERWHLSRAVPIRDAGNQIVEWIGTNTDIHDRKRVQLNEQFLSGLEIRLRQQSNPAEMLWEATSSLGEYLQVDRCIWHEIDATAQQGIVDRDWHQPGLASVAGTYQISDFKTPELKALALAGQTLVIPDIANCQETAHFVDNYGGLGIRALVDVPCLQEGRWVAVLVVLSQEVRHWQPDEVSLMQEVVARLWTLILHARAVQELHESEDRFRALADNIAQLAWMTDATGWIFWYNQRWFDYTGTTLEEMQGWGWQQVHHPQHVDRVVAKFKGCIERGEAWEDTFPLRGTDGSYRWFLSRAVPMRDEQGKVLRWCGTNTDITDRLNAEEERERLLALEKAAREEAERANRVKDEFLAVLSHELRTPLNPILGWAKLLQSNCLTPEKQGYALQTIERNAKLQTQLIEDLLDVSRILQGKVSLNIVPVDLAGAIGAAIETVRLSAQVKSIEITTEFAPNVARVLGDAGRLQQVVWNLLSNSVKFTSSGGQIAVKLDRADNDAKITVTDTGKGIEPDFLPYVFDYFRQADSTITRKFGGLGLGLAIVRHLVELHGGTVKSDSLGEGQGATFTVRIPVMPLQPATIPAETAPESSFNLSGIRVLAVDDDADARDLVVFVLEDCGASVTAVSSADAALAVLTQSVPDVLLSDIGMPHTDGYMLLRQVRALPPEQGGLVPAIALTAYAGEIDYRQALAAGFQRHISKPVEPDKLVQVMLDVLVERSGKNIV encoded by the coding sequence ATGGAACCTTGGCAAAACTCACAAACTAATGTAGCCGACATTCCGATCGCCGAGGAACTGTCGCGCCGCATCCCTCGCTCTCGGGATCTGCAATCGGAAAATCGGGCGCTGCAAACGCTGGCCCGACAACTAGCCACATCGCCCCAAACGCTGCTGAAAACAGTCGCGACGATCGCCCAAGATTTGTGCGGCGCAGGCAGCGTCGGAGTCTGTGTGTCACCAGAAAATGTCAGCTCGGAACAAACATGGATCTGGGAAGCCTTAGCGGGTGCGTGGGCAGCCGCAGAAGACACAAACATACCCCGGACATTCCTTGGCGGCGGAGCAGGTTTAGACTTGCAAACTCCCCAGCTTTACTTGCATCCAGAACAATACTTTAGCGAGTTGCAGCAGCTCGAAATGCCGATCGCCGAAGCGTTAGTCGTGCCGCTGCGATCGGAAAATCAACCGCTGGGAGCAATCTGGATTGTCTCTCACGATGCTCGCCAGTTCGATGCCGAAGATTTGCGGATCGCGATCGCGCTAGCAGATTTTGCCGTTGCCGCTTTAAAAATTGATCGCGCCGATCGCACCGATCGAGCTTTGCGAGCCAGCGAAGAACGCTGGCAGCTAGTCCTACAGGGCAACAACGACGGCATTTGGGATCGCAACCTGCAAACAAATTGTTATGTGGTGAGCGATCGCTGTTTAGAGATTTTGGAACGCAGGCGCGAAGAATTTACAGAATTCAGCCAATATTTAAGTTGGATTCATCCCGATGATGTGGAGAGAATGGAAAGCACTTGGCAGCAGCACTTGGATCGAGAAACCTCCCATTACGGCTGCGAGTACCGCATCCTGTGTCCTGACGGGCGCTACAAATGGGTTTTAGCCAGAGGGCGCGCAATTTGGGACGAGTCGGGCAATCCGGTGCGCGCCGTCGGATCGCTGACAGATATCAGCGATCGCAAACAAACAGAAACCGCCTTCGCTCAAAGCGAAGAACGTTTGAGCGTCGCCATCGAAGGCTCGGGCATGGCAACCTGGGATCTAGACGTACCAACCAATCGAGTAATTTGGTCTGCGAACCATTTCAAAATTTTCGGCTGCGAACCGGCATCGGGCGGCGAAACTACGATCGCAGTCTGGAAAAACTGCGTGCATCCAGATGACTTAAAACAAGTCCTGCACGCAGTTAAAACAGCTCGGGAAACGCGATCGCTCTACTCCGTCGAATATCGGATAGTGCGCGCAGACAATGCAGAAATCCGCTGGTTGAACGTGTTCGGGCGCTATTTCTACGACAGCGCAGGCGCAGCAGTGCGGTTTGTCGGAGTAGTATTTGATATTACCGATCGCAAAATCGCCCAACTTGATTTGCAAGCCAGCAACCAGCGCTTCGAGTTAGCTACAAGGGCGATCGACGGTATCGTGTTTGAGTGGGATTTGGCATCGAACTCAGTTTACCGTTCCCAGGGGCTCTACTCGCTCGTCGGCGTCCGCGCCGAAGATGCACCGCCAACACCAGAGTGGTGGCAAGAACGCATCGCTCCCCTCGATGTAACGCGCATCCAGCCAGGGATACAATCAATCTTAAAACAGGATCGCTACGAAAACGAGTACCGCATCCGCCACGCAGACGGGCGCTGGATCGATGTTTGGGAGCGTGGCTGCACGATCCGCAACGAGCAAGGCGAAGCGACCAAAATAGTCGGCTTCACCACAGACATCACCCAGCGCAAACAAGCAGAAGCAGCACTGCGCGATCGCGAAACCCACCTCCAGTTAATTCTCGACAGCGCCAAAGACTACGCCATTATCACCCTCGACACAGGGGGATACATTACCACTTGGAACGCAGGCGCCGAAAGGATGCTGGGCTATGCTGAAGCCGAAATTGTCGGGCAGCACGGACGAATTATCTTCACCCCCGAAGACTCTGCTGCGAGCAAGCCGGAACTAGAAATGCACGCAGCCCTGACTCAGGGAAAAGGAGAAAACGAACGCTGGCACCTCCGCCAAGACGGCAGCCGCTTTTGGGGCAGCGGGCTGGTGATGCCCCTGCGCGACTCCGGCGGCGAAGTCCAAGGTTTCCTGAAAATCATGCAAGACAAAACCGAGCGCCGGCAAATAGAAGAAGCGCTGCGCGATCGCGAAAATCGCTACCGCACCATGGCCGATGCCGTGCCGCAATTAATGTGGAGCAACACCGCCGACGGCAGGTTAGAGTTTTGCAACCAGCACTGGCAAAGGTACACGGGCTGGATGCCTGAATTGCCCGTGACTGCGACGATGTTAGACATATTTCATCCTGACGATTTGTCAGCACTCAGCGCCACCCGCCATCAGGCGATTCAAGCAGGGAGCGCCTACGAACTCGAATGTCGGGTGCGGAGGTTTGACAGCACCTACCGCTGGCATCTCGCCCGAATTGTACCTGTCAAAAACCAAGCGGGACAAGTGGTGCAATGGGTGGGGATTGGCATTGATATTGACGATCGCTTCCGAGCCGAAGAAAGCTTAGCAGAAAGCGATCGCCGCTTCCGCTTCCTAGCAGAGTCACTGCCCCACCTGATTTGGAACGTAGACTCCGCCGGGGAACTTCGCTTTGCCAACCAAAAATGGTCGGAATATCTGGGAATGTCTTACGAGGAAGCCGCTCAAAACAATTGGGAGTCCCTGGTGCCGCCGTCGGATTTGGCAGAAGCTTTTGCCCGCTGGCAAGAATGTCAAATCACCGGAGAAGTTTATCAAGTTGAGTTCCGCCTGCGGCGGGCCTCCGACGAAATGGAACGCTGGCATTTGTCCCGCGCCGTGCCAATTCGCGACGCCGGGAATCAGATTGTCGAGTGGATCGGCACGAATACCGATATTCACGATCGCAAAAGAGTCCAACTCAACGAGCAGTTTCTCTCTGGGCTGGAAATCCGCTTGCGCCAGCAATCTAACCCCGCAGAAATGTTGTGGGAAGCCACGAGCAGTCTGGGAGAATATTTACAGGTCGATCGCTGCATCTGGCATGAAATCGACGCCACAGCCCAACAGGGAATTGTCGATCGAGACTGGCATCAGCCGGGGCTTGCCAGCGTCGCCGGTACCTATCAAATCTCAGATTTTAAGACCCCAGAATTGAAAGCTCTGGCTCTGGCAGGTCAAACACTTGTCATCCCAGATATCGCTAATTGCCAGGAGACAGCGCATTTTGTCGATAACTACGGGGGTCTTGGCATTCGCGCTTTAGTCGATGTTCCCTGCCTTCAGGAAGGGCGCTGGGTGGCTGTTTTGGTGGTGCTATCACAGGAGGTGCGGCACTGGCAGCCTGATGAAGTTTCGCTGATGCAAGAAGTGGTGGCTCGCCTCTGGACACTGATCCTGCACGCGCGAGCCGTGCAAGAGCTGCACGAAAGCGAAGATCGGTTCCGGGCTTTAGCTGACAACATTGCCCAGTTGGCTTGGATGACAGATGCCACGGGCTGGATTTTCTGGTACAACCAGCGCTGGTTTGACTACACCGGCACCACCCTCGAAGAAATGCAAGGCTGGGGCTGGCAGCAGGTTCACCATCCCCAACACGTCGATCGCGTTGTGGCAAAATTTAAGGGCTGCATTGAAAGAGGCGAAGCTTGGGAAGATACTTTCCCCTTGCGCGGTACAGACGGATCTTACCGTTGGTTTCTCTCTCGCGCCGTGCCGATGCGCGACGAGCAAGGCAAGGTACTGCGCTGGTGCGGTACCAACACCGACATTACCGATCGCCTCAATGCAGAAGAGGAACGAGAACGCCTGCTAGCTCTGGAAAAAGCAGCCAGGGAGGAAGCAGAACGCGCTAACCGCGTCAAAGACGAATTTTTGGCTGTTTTGTCCCACGAATTGCGGACTCCCTTAAACCCGATTCTGGGCTGGGCAAAGCTGCTGCAATCGAACTGTCTCACACCGGAAAAGCAGGGTTACGCCCTACAAACGATCGAGCGCAACGCTAAACTGCAAACCCAACTCATCGAAGACTTGCTCGACGTGTCGCGGATTCTGCAAGGCAAAGTCAGCTTGAATATTGTACCTGTGGATCTAGCTGGGGCGATCGGCGCGGCGATTGAAACGGTGCGTTTGTCGGCCCAAGTCAAATCGATTGAAATCACCACTGAATTTGCACCAAATGTCGCAAGAGTGTTGGGCGATGCGGGCAGACTTCAGCAGGTAGTCTGGAATTTGCTGTCAAATTCCGTCAAATTCACCTCCTCCGGAGGCCAAATCGCCGTCAAGCTCGATCGCGCTGACAACGACGCCAAAATTACTGTAACTGATACGGGGAAAGGCATTGAGCCTGATTTTTTGCCCTACGTCTTCGACTATTTCCGGCAAGCAGACAGCACGATTACGCGCAAATTTGGCGGATTGGGTTTAGGATTGGCGATCGTCCGCCATCTCGTCGAACTCCACGGCGGCACAGTCAAATCCGACAGCCTCGGCGAAGGACAAGGCGCGACATTTACCGTCAGGATACCTGTGATGCCCCTACAACCTGCGACAATTCCTGCCGAGACTGCGCCGGAGTCATCCTTCAATCTCAGCGGTATCCGGGTGTTAGCGGTGGATGACGATGCCGATGCGCGAGATTTGGTGGTGTTTGTGCTGGAGGATTGTGGCGCCAGCGTGACAGCAGTTTCTAGCGCCGACGCTGCTTTGGCTGTGTTAACTCAGTCTGTCCCGGATGTGTTGTTGAGCGATATTGGAATGCCTCACACCGACGGTTATATGTTGCTGCGGCAGGTGCGAGCTCTGCCGCCAGAGCAGGGCGGATTGGTGCCTGCGATCGCCCTCACGGCTTATGCTGGAGAAATTGATTACCGGCAAGCCTTGGCTGCGGGCTTCCAGCGCCACATTTCTAAGCCTGTAGAGCCCGATAAGTTGGTGCAGGTGATGTTGGATGTGCTGGTTGAGCGATCGGGCAAAAATATTGTTTAA